One window of the Cryptomeria japonica chromosome 7, Sugi_1.0, whole genome shotgun sequence genome contains the following:
- the LOC131046514 gene encoding disease resistance protein Roq1, whose amino-acid sequence MLESMASSSSSQQQNQEFTAFSAIEPAGKRRKVSESSRLFDVFINHRGPDVKETLATQLYTSLQQLRIRAFLDKEEKELGNSFPSTIETAIRSAKVHIAIFSKRYAESPWCLAELVLMLNSQAKIIPVFYEVKPSDLRHIEKGAYADAFKKYEEKGRYLDKQNQWKEALQSLSLIAGEEFDRFSDCKNIIVAVQEEVNRKTCLHVAEYPVGLNNLVEDFERHCLDELVQDFENQCRLKTLKNKVVVVGIFGMGGLGKTTLAKELFNRKKSNYSSASFLFDVREASARSNLPSLQLKLLEDLFDTHHLNFTSTEEGTSYLKDNLQRSPGHLSFLIVVDDIDHVQQLNALLVRDIFKKSGIKKALVIVTTRDVGVLVTSGITLGYNLKGMDKNHGRKLFCWHAFGQSHPCTGYESLVNEFVDVCGGLPLSLQVLGRHVHGRAHSYWRSQLIKARMMLPRDVKQRLRISFEALDDEQKQVFMDIACFFVGRSKGTAERVWEASGWNAQHALETLKDKCLVEEINEIRGDVILLRMHDHLRDLGREMALELSPPQRLWRPQDLKSSALMGFKNVLTKTNMRCFHSIFDKSIGSQVTFFLGQSDNCFETSASLLWLKIEGNSTEQSSIPSWIPLQNLHHLEIHSGQLKTLWENNIEALSRLKELLIYENSLKEFPDLSGISDSLENGFFESLEKLVISGEYFMSKILISGIHYPSLDSIALEYMGNLMEVNLRSVNSLKSLTILYCNKLTRLIGTSHLTNLVVLRITQCPDLEELRLAHPSCLERLTIGYCRKLKSVLGISYLLKLVEVDIYYCEKLEFDHLCLSGMKCLERMTFDKYVKVKYIELDSCQNFKTIQFGYEELVELSIQGCLELEFEPVFRGPSCLEKIIIDGCREFKYLQLDGCKKLKTIQFGSAEFVELNIRGCPELEELTIFRGPNCLERIIIDGCGKLKCLQVDDYQNLKSVLGISIAKLAELEICGCGKQEFDHLSLSGLKCLERIKFDTLVKFKYFELDGCQILKSIQFGCEDLVEFSIRGCPKVEELPVFRGPSFLQGIIIDGCEKLKCLQVDDCRNLKTIQFSSDELVALNLRGCPELEELLIFRVPSCLERIIIDGCGKLKTLQLDGCQNLKSVLGLSNLANLAQLEICDCEKLEFDHLCLSGMNCLQKMTFHRNGKVNYFEIEGCQNLKTMQFDCEEVVEFSIRGCPELEELPIFAGLSCLERIIIDGCGKLKTLQLDGCQNLKSVSGNFNKLGQLRIINCPELEEVSNLDRLGYLWSIIIHSCEKLQNISGIEEWDVSDNMSLCYCSNALIRSSIRKLKNVQPFLTTVLIGRAVDGAESTLNQFSFPEFETYPLTSGDRPMDAFIICLVIKVDSSSPVEEVNKLFHPRFQLQQGEWIITMVVRRMVFTNSERHTLRNCEILKGGFWVKGNGVHVLRAIVDKLYHS is encoded by the exons ATGTTGGAATCAATGGCGTCTTCTTCATCATCTCAGCAACAAAATCAGGAATTTACTGCCTTCTCTGCTATAGAACCTGCTGGCAAAAGAAGAAAGGTTTCTGAATCTTCAAGATTGTTCGATGTTTTCATAAATCACAGAGGCCCCGATGTCAAAGAAACTTTGGCTACTCAGCTTTACACCTCTCTTCAGCAGTTGCGAATACGGGCGTTTCTTGATAAGGAAGAGAAGGAACTTGGAAATTCTTTTCCTTCTACCATCGAGACTGCCATCCGCTCTGCTAAGGTACACATAGCCATCTTTTCCAAAAGATATGCAGAGTCACCTTGGTGCCTGGCTGAGCTAGTTCTCATGTTAAACAGCCAGGCCAAAATTATTCCTGTGTTTTACGAAGTGAAGCCTAGTGACCTCCGCCACATTGAAAAGGGAGCATACGCTGATGCATtcaagaaatatgaggaaaagggCAGGTACCTGGACAAGCAGAACCAGTGGAAAGAAGCTCTTCAGTCACTTTCATTAATAGCTGGGGAAGAATTTGACAG ATTCAGTGACTGTAAAAATATAATAGTAGCAGTGCAAGAAGAGGTAAATAGGAAAACATGTTTACATGTTGCTGAATATCCAGTGGGGCTTAACAACCTTGTGGAAGATTTTGAAAGGCATTGCCTTGATGAACTTGTACAAGATTTTGAAAACCAGTGCAGACTGAAGACTCTGAAGAATAAGGTTGTGGTAGTTGGCATTTTTGGCATGGGTGGGTTGGGAAAGACAACTCTTGCCAAAGAATTGTTTAACCGAAAGAAGTCTAATTATTCTAGTGCAAGTTTTCTGTTTGATGTGCGAGAAGCATCTGCGAGAAGCAACTTACCTTCTTTGCAACTTAAGCTTCTCGAAGATCTCTTTGACACACATCATCTGAATTTCACAAGTACAGAAGAAGGAACAAGCTATCTCAAAGATAATCTACAAAGGAGCCCTGGGCATTTAAGCTTCCTAATTGTTGTAGACGATATCGATCATGTCCAGCAGTTAAACGCTCTACTGGTCAGAGATATCTTTAAAAAATCTGGCATAAAGAAAGCTCTGGTTATTGTGACAACCCGAGACGTTGGGGTACTTGTTACCTCAGGGATAACTCTTGGTTATAATTTAAAAGGAATGGATAAAAACCACGGGAGGAAACTCTTCTGCTGGCATGCCTTTGGCCAATCCCATCCATGTACTGGGTACGAGTCACTGGTTAATGAATTTGTAGACGTGTGTGGAGGGCTACCTCTGTCTCTCCAGGTTCTCGGCCGACATGTCCATGGTAGAGCTCACAGTTATTGGAGGTCACAATTGATTAAAGCTAGAATGATGCTGCCTCGAGATGTAAAGCAAAGATTGAGAATAAGCTTTGAGGCATTGGATGATGAACAAAAACAGGTTTTCATGGATATTGCCTGTTTTTTTGTGGGCAGATCTAAGGGTACAGCCGAAAGAGTATGGGAGGCATCGGGATGGAATGCTCAACATGCACTGGAGACACTCAAAGATAAATGCCTTGTGGAAGAAATCAACGAGATTCGGGGAGATGTAATTTTATTGAGAATGCATGACCACCTGAGGGACTTGGGAAGAGAAATGGCACTTGAGCTCAGCCCTCCCCAACGCCTGTGGCGTCCTCAAGATCTGAAATCTTCG GCTTTAATGGGTTTCAAAAATGTCCTCACCAAAACCAATATGAGGTGTTTCCACTCCATTTTTGACAAGTCCATTGGTTCTCAAGTTACATTCTTTTTAGGCCAATCAGATAATTGTTTTGAGACGTCAGCTTCCTTGCTATGGCTCAAGATCGAAGGGAATTCCACGGAACAATCAAGTATTCCTTCATGGATTCCTCTTCAAAATTTGCATCATCTAGAAATCCACTCTGGACAGCTCAAAACGTTGTGGGAGAATAACATAGAG GCACTTTCCCGCTTGAAAGAGCTGCTGATTTATGAAAACTCTTTGAAAGAGTTTCCAGATTTATCAGGAATTTCAGATAGTTTAGAAAATGGATTTTTCGAAAGCCTTGAAAAGCTTGTGATTAGCGGTGAATATTTTATGTCCAAGATATTAATTAGTGGAATTCACTATCCCAGCCTTGACTCGATCGCACTTGAATACATGGGAAATCTTATGGAAGTAAATTTAAGAAGTGTAAATAGCTTAAAGTCACTTACTATTCTATATTGTAATAAACTCACAAGATTGATAGGAACATCTCATCTTACAAATCTTGTCGTGTTAAGGATTACTCAATGTCCAGACCTTGAGGAGCTAAGGCTTGCTCATCCGAGCTGTCTTGAAAGGCTCACAATCGGTTACTGTAGAAAGTTGAAAAGTGTGCTGGGAATATCTTATCTTCTGAAGCTTGTAGAAGTGGATATTTATTATTGTGAGAAGCTAGAGTTCGATCACTTGTGTCTCTCTGGTATGAAATGTCTCGAGAGGATGACATTTGATAAATATGTAAAGGTGAAATATATTGAATTAGATAgctgtcaaaatttcaaaacaatacaGTTTGGTTATGAAGAGCTTGTTGAATTAAGCATTCAGGGCTGTCTGGAGCTTGAGTTTGAGCCAGTTTTCAGAGGTCCAAGTTGCCTGGAAAAGATTATAATTGATGGATGCAGAGAGTTCAAATATTTACAATTGGATGGttgtaaaaaattgaaaacaatacaGTTTGGCTCTGCCGAGTTTGTAGAATTAAACATTCGGGGCTGTCCGGAGCTTGAAGAATTGACAATTTTTAGAGGCCCAAATTGCCTGGAGAGGATTATAATTGATGGATGCGGAAAGCTCAAATGTCTTCAAGTGGatgattatcaaaatttaaaaagtGTGTTAGGAATATCTATTGCAAAGCTTGCAGAATTGGAAATTTGTGGCTGTGGGAAGCAAGAGTTTGATCACTTGTCTCTCAGTGGTCTCAAGTGTCTCGAGAGGATTAAATTTGATACACTTGTAAAGTTCAAATATTTTGAATTGGATGGTTGTCAAATTTTGAAATCAATACAGTTTGGCTGTGAAGATCTCGTAGAATTTAGCATTCGAGGCTGTCCAAAGGTTGAAGAATTGCCAGTTTTTAGAGGGCCAAGTTTCTTGCAGGGGATTATAATTGATGGATGTGAAAAGCTGAAATGTCTTCAAGTGGATGATTGTCGAAATTTGAAAACAATCCAGTTTAGCTCTGACGAGCTTGTAGCATTAAACCTTCGGGGCTGTCCGGAGCTTGAAGAATTGCTCATTTTCAGAGTCCCAAGCTGCTTAGAGAGGATTATAATTGATGGATGTGGAAAGCTCAAAACTCTTCAATTGGATGGTTGTCAAAATTTGAAAAGTGTGCTAGGACTATCTAATCTTGCAAATCTTGCACAACTGGAAATTTGTGATTGTGAGAAGCTAGAGTTTGATCACTTGTGTCTCAGTGGTATGAATTGTCTCCAGAAAATGACATTCCATAGAAATGGAAAGGTGAATTATTTTGAAATAGAAGgttgtcaaaatttgaaaacaatgcagtttgattgtgaggaagttgtAGAATTCAGCATTCGGGGATGTCCGGAGCTTGAGGAATTACCAATTTTTGCAGGTCTGAGTTGCCTGGAGAGGATTATAATTGATGGATGTGGAAAGCTCAAAACTCTTCAATTGGATGGTTGtcaaaatttgaaaagtgtgtctGGTAACTTTAATAAGCTTGGGCAGTTGCGTATTATAAATTGTCCTGAGCTTGAAGAGGTGTCGAATCTTGACAGACTGGGCTATTTGTGGAGCATCATAATTCACAGCTGTGAGAAACTCCAGAACATATCAGGTATTGAAGAATGGGATGTATCAGACAATATGAGTCTCTGTTATTGCAGCAATGCACTAATACGGAGTTCCATTCGTAAGTTGAAG AATGTGCAGCCATTTTTAACCACTGTTTTGATTGGAAGGGCAGTGGATGGAGCAGAGTCAACTTTAAACCAATTCTCCTTTCCTGAATTTGAAACCTATCCACTAACTAGTGGCGACAGGCCAATGGATGCATTCATTATATGCCTTGTGATAAAGGTCGATAGCTCTTCTCCGGTAGAAGAGGTAAATAAACTTTTCCACCCTAGATTTCAGTTGCAACAAGGAGAATGGATAATTACAATGGTAGTTCGTAGAATGGTTTTTACGAACTCCGAGCGTCATACTCTAAGGAATTGTGAAATATTGAAGGGGGGTTTTTGGGTAAAAGGGAATGGCGTGCATGTGTTACGTGCAATTGTTGATAAGCTATATCATTCATAA